A single Cottoperca gobio chromosome 5, fCotGob3.1, whole genome shotgun sequence DNA region contains:
- the sdc4 gene encoding syndecan-4 isoform X2, which produces MLSFCLVLILSASVFSESVRETETWMPMKTTQTVAMSTHHDNLESSGDSPNGSDFGFTDDDDEDGSDGSDDLDGGEGDYYDDDYDYEEEEEYDEFSGSGDGATTVSPARESKPSVKPDVNDNKIPEVVRPTVNEVDVVRESNEIPRLNNEAEPSEEHPSNVLMSHASDDSIFNKTEVLAALIAGGAVGLMFAVLLILLLIYRMKKKDEGSYDLGKKPIYKKAPTTEIYA; this is translated from the exons GTGAGGGAGACGGAGACATGGATGCCCATGAAGACCACACAGACGGTCGCCATGTCTACACACCATGACAACCTGGAGTCCTCAGGAGACTCGCCCAACGGCTCCGACTTCGGCTTCACAGATGACGATGACGAAGACGGCTCGGACGGCTCGGACGACTTGGACGGCGGGGAGGGAGATTACTACGACGATGACTATGActatgaggaagaggaagagtacGACGAGTTCTCTGGATCCGGTGACGGAG CAACAACTGTGTCGCCCGCAAGAGAGTCCAAACcctctgtgaag CCGGATGTGAACGACAACAAGATCCCAGAGGTGGTGCGGCCAACCGTCAACGAGGTGGACGTCGTCCGGGAGAGTAACGAAATTCCCCGACTGAATAATGAGGCGGAGCCCAGCGAGGAGCACCCGTCCAACGTCCTCATGTCCCACGCCAGCGACGACAGCATCTTCAACAAGACGGAGGTCCTCGCAG ctctgatcGCGGGCGGCGCCGTCGGCTTGATGTTCGCcgtcctcctcatcctcctcctcatctacCGCATGAAGAAGAAGGACGAGGGCAGCTACGACTTGGGGAAGAAGCCCATCTACAAGAAAGCCCCCACCACAGAGATCTACGCATAA
- the sdc4 gene encoding syndecan-4 isoform X1: protein MLSFCLVLILSASVFSESQVRETETWMPMKTTQTVAMSTHHDNLESSGDSPNGSDFGFTDDDDEDGSDGSDDLDGGEGDYYDDDYDYEEEEEYDEFSGSGDGATTVSPARESKPSVKPDVNDNKIPEVVRPTVNEVDVVRESNEIPRLNNEAEPSEEHPSNVLMSHASDDSIFNKTEVLAALIAGGAVGLMFAVLLILLLIYRMKKKDEGSYDLGKKPIYKKAPTTEIYA, encoded by the exons CAGGTGAGGGAGACGGAGACATGGATGCCCATGAAGACCACACAGACGGTCGCCATGTCTACACACCATGACAACCTGGAGTCCTCAGGAGACTCGCCCAACGGCTCCGACTTCGGCTTCACAGATGACGATGACGAAGACGGCTCGGACGGCTCGGACGACTTGGACGGCGGGGAGGGAGATTACTACGACGATGACTATGActatgaggaagaggaagagtacGACGAGTTCTCTGGATCCGGTGACGGAG CAACAACTGTGTCGCCCGCAAGAGAGTCCAAACcctctgtgaag CCGGATGTGAACGACAACAAGATCCCAGAGGTGGTGCGGCCAACCGTCAACGAGGTGGACGTCGTCCGGGAGAGTAACGAAATTCCCCGACTGAATAATGAGGCGGAGCCCAGCGAGGAGCACCCGTCCAACGTCCTCATGTCCCACGCCAGCGACGACAGCATCTTCAACAAGACGGAGGTCCTCGCAG ctctgatcGCGGGCGGCGCCGTCGGCTTGATGTTCGCcgtcctcctcatcctcctcctcatctacCGCATGAAGAAGAAGGACGAGGGCAGCTACGACTTGGGGAAGAAGCCCATCTACAAGAAAGCCCCCACCACAGAGATCTACGCATAA